From the genome of Oryza glaberrima chromosome 1, OglaRS2, whole genome shotgun sequence:
agtcaatctaatagctcactCATATAGTAGTTAGCTGTAGAAATATACTGCATCATTAACATGGTTCATTGAACCTCGTGTTACAGCTAGCTATAAATTCGTAGCCCGTTTATGTCATCTTATTGTACCCGCTCCAAACGCGTACTCAATGGTTGAATGTCACCTAGCTAGCACGTGACCCGCCTTTTCCCCGCACGTCCCCTTGCCTGCCTGCGGCCCAGCCAGTGCGCGTACGCGtacacacctccccctccccgttTCAAAATCGCGGCGTCTCCCGCTATATATAACGccactgcctcgccgccgctgctaccaCCTCTCGCCGTGCGACTGGCTGAGCTACTGGTGGTAGCTGCCAATGGCGATGGATcatcgtggtggtggtggtggtggtgggaggagcagcagccggCTGCGGGACAGGCTGGCGAGGATGTTCCGGCCGGGCGCGCTGCTCCGGTCGACGTGCAACAACCACGCCACCGCGTCGAcgtcctcgtcatcgtcgtcggcggcggcggcggcgggtggggtgGTGACGGCGTCCGCGTGCTCGTCCAGCAGGGCGCTGCTCgccgcggacgcggcggcggcggtcgactACTGCGGCAGGGAGTCGTTCTTGGCGTCGTCCCGCCGCGACTacagcgacgcggcggccaccgcgctcGTCGGCCGCACCGAGTCGTTCTCCACCGCGCTggaccgcctccaccgccgcggcggcggcactccGCTGCCACCGTCGAGGTTCTCCGTCGACGCGTCGCCGAAgaaggaggatgcggcggcggcggcggcggcggccaaggagAAGGAGATGACCACCGCTGCTGCTCGCGACGTTCAGGGCTtccactaccaccaccaccgccgccatggcagcctcggcggcggcggcggcggcggctgcgggaagAGTGACAAGGCCAGGAGGCTGCTCTCCAACCCCTACGGCTTCACAACGTCCGACGACGCCGACACCGATGGCGACGACGTCTTCAGCAGCGACGCCGACgaccgcggcggccgcgtcgttgccggcggcggcggcggcgccaagaaGGGGGAAACCGAGGcattcttctcctcctcacgaAGCTTCTCCTCCGACTCCTCCGAGTTCTacaccaagaagaagaagaagaacaagccCAAGAAGAAGTCCCCCTCCACCGCATCGTccaaggcggcgccgccgccgccgcctcctcctccgacgacgacgaggcacCAGATAAGGCGCAAGCGccgcgcggcgagggcgagcagcTGCGTTGACACGTGCGGCGTCAGGGACGGGTTCCGCCCCGtggtgtcggcggcggaggagcaggtCCGGCGCGGGTTCGCCGTGGTGAAGCGGTCGCGGGACCCGTACGCCGACTTCCGGTCGTCCATGGTGGAGATGGTCGTCGGGCGGCAGCTGTTCGGCGCGGCGGAGCTGGAGCGGCTGCTCCGGTCGTACCTCTCCCTGAacgcgccgcgccaccacccCGTCATCCTCCAGGCCTTCTCCGACATCTGGGTCGTCCTCCATGGcggctagctactagctagcttatTAGCCttaataaaaagagagaaaaaaatcaccgtgtttaattaattagctcaGTCCCAGGATGATTAATCACTGAGATTAGCCAGAGTACTACTCCATCTTGCAGTAATCATGTGTGTTCATTACTTAATCTTTCTCAGAGTTTAATTAATCTCCTCTTGTGTTGATTTAATTGCCTCTCATGTATAATGGTCGATCAGTTGGGTTaatttgagcttaattaattacacttgggcatgcatgcatgcactggaCCGTGGACACTGGCCTCTagcggtgtgtgtgtgtgtgtgatgtaCCTGCACTGTTCTTGGTTCTGACCAACCTTTGACTTATCACgctagttttttctttttcttttttgaagacTGGAAGAATCTGATTTGGAAGGGGATTTGGATTGACCAGAGAGTGAGGTGTGGTTTGTTTGGTAGCCAGAGAGAAGCTGTGCTGCGTTTGAACTTTGGGATCAATCATTTGGAAATCATGATTGTATGCATACGAGCTAGTACTGTTCCTATTTGTGTCGGCAGTTATTGGGTGGAATTTTGAtcagtttaaatttgaaaattgatCAGTGTGCACCTTTTCAGGAGAAAAGAGTAATTTATCATCAGAGTAACATGGTTCACCATATGGTTACATACATGCTCCATTTTCCTCTTAATCATAAACTAGCTAGGGTCTTTCGTTTTTGCATAATACAAAACTCAAGTGACTTGAGGTAAGTTCAGATGCATATTGACAAGCGGCTACAAGTCAAAATGGCACTTAAATTGGAGTAAAAAGCAACTATACCCTCACTTTATACTCTAGCTCTGCtgaaaaagagagagacatATGTACTGCCAAACAAACAGCCCAGGATATCATCACAAGCTCATTATTCATCCATCTAGAGACAACCATGCCCGGTCAAATTTCAAACGGGACACTATAAATTCTCCTTTGAGCAttacttgtactccctccggccGATAATACAAggtattttgaatttttgtttaTAGTGTTTGACCACtaatcttattcaaaaaatttatgcaaatataaaaaacaaaaagttgtatgtaaaatactttggataacaaagtaagtcacaaaaaaataaataataattccaaaattttttaaataagacgagtagtcaaaccgtacaaacaaaaactcaaaatcccttatattataggacggagagagtacatgtaTTGGAGGCAGTACTTGTACTGGTAATACATGAAGTATCATTACATCAATCTCCTCAAAAGAACATATGCCTTTGCCGGCACAACAGGTCAAAGGGAAAAGGGAATGGAAGATGGCAATAGAGTATGCCTTTCTATGCTCACATCACTAGCTTGGGATTTGAGCCTTTGCATttgctgctctgctctgctctctaCTATCTCTCTCCTCCTGCATAGCCTTTCACCTCTCTCACCTACAAATCCAGGTTTCCAAATCAAATCACCAGGTGTGTTCAGTCTAACACAAGCAAAGGTACAACTACTAGTACAACTTGTATACTAGTAGTGCTCCAGTACAAGTACAAGTAGGAGTACGTGTACTAGTACATGATTTGAGTTTAGTTAAGTAT
Proteins encoded in this window:
- the LOC127766604 gene encoding uncharacterized protein LOC127766604, which encodes MAMDHRGGGGGGGRSSSRLRDRLARMFRPGALLRSTCNNHATASTSSSSSSAAAAAGGVVTASACSSSRALLAADAAAAVDYCGRESFLASSRRDYSDAAATALVGRTESFSTALDRLHRRGGGTPLPPSRFSVDASPKKEDAAAAAAAAKEKEMTTAAARDVQGFHYHHHRRHGSLGGGGGGGCGKSDKARRLLSNPYGFTTSDDADTDGDDVFSSDADDRGGRVVAGGGGGAKKGETEAFFSSSRSFSSDSSEFYTKKKKKNKPKKKSPSTASSKAAPPPPPPPPTTTRHQIRRKRRAARASSCVDTCGVRDGFRPVVSAAEEQVRRGFAVVKRSRDPYADFRSSMVEMVVGRQLFGAAELERLLRSYLSLNAPRHHPVILQAFSDIWVVLHGG